The following proteins are co-located in the Vigna angularis cultivar LongXiaoDou No.4 chromosome 2, ASM1680809v1, whole genome shotgun sequence genome:
- the LOC108323011 gene encoding uncharacterized protein LOC108323011 codes for MSFFWFSSLVRLHFTCPMVTYAATWITLLTLTAAVASISPQVAFVSAISPSSSFSQKCSSDGSIRMPLDVPGNILCFPPHMFVKSRIDLIVPPVFAAAIVAASACVVRAAGLWEHD; via the coding sequence ATGTCTTTTTTCTGGTTCTCTAGCTTGGTCCGTTTGCACTTCACATGTCCTATGGTAACCTATGCCGCCACTTGGATAACACTTCTAACGTTGACGGCGGCAGTGGCTTCTATCTCACCGCAGGTGGCGTTTGTGTCCGCCATATCCCCCTCCTCTTCGTTCTCTCAGAAGTGCAGCAGTGATGGGTCCATTAGAATGCCCTTGGATGTTCCAGGAAACATCCTGTGTTTTCCTCCTCACATGTTCGTGAAGTCCAGGATTGACCTAATCGTTCCACCCGTCTTTGCCGCAGCCATTGTAGCGGCTTCTGCTTGCGTGGTGCGAGCTGCGGGCTTGTGGGAGCATGATTAA
- the LOC108323010 gene encoding UNC93-like protein 3 → MTSDESKFGNIYIQPSSNRELQFQPMASAIPGDEETPLVADNSPPQAVKSTAHTWDIHILSLAFLLVFLAFGAAQNLQSTLNTEEDLGTTSLGILYLSFTFFSVVASLVVRVLGSKNALLLGTTGYVFYVAANLKPNWYTLVPASVYLGFCASIIWVGEGTYLTSAARSHSTDNNLHEGAVIGDFNGEFWAVYALHQFIGNLITFALLSDDQQGGSTKGTSLLFIVFLFIMTFGAILMCFLRKRGVNSKGEQELSGADAGACASLKSLSKSLANALSDTKMLLIIPLIAYSGLQQAFVWAEFTKYVVTPAIGISGVGSSMAAYGAFDGICSLLAGRLTSGLSSVTKIVAVGVFAQAVVLILLLLDFSISSGLLGTLYILFLAGLLGIGDGVLMTQLNALIGILFKHDTEGAFAQLKIWQCATIAIVFFFAPLISFKSVVVIMLAFLCVSFCIFLWLALKVGNTSPSTSRRI, encoded by the exons ATGACGTCTGACGAAAGCAAATTTGGGAATATTTATATCCAACCATCCTCCAATCGTGAGCTTCAATTTCAACCAATGGCTTCTGCGATACCCGGCGATGAAGAGACGCCGCTCGTCGCCGACAATTCGCCGCCGCAAGCGGTGAAATCCACGGCTCACACCTGGGATATTCACATCCTGAGTTTGGCCTTTCTCTTGGTTTTTCTTGCCTTCGGTGCCGCGCAGAATCTACAGAGCACTCTCAACACT GAGGAAGACTTAGGCACCACATCTCTCGGGATCCTGTATTTGTCTTTCACATTCTTCTCTGTGGTTGCTTCTTTGGTGGTGCGAGTTCTCGGCTCTAAGAACGCTCTGCTTCTTGGGACTACTGGCTATGTCTTCTATGTGGCTGCCAACTTGAAACCAAATTG GTATACATTGGTCCCTGCTTCTGTGTATCTTGGATTTTGTGCTTCCATAATTTGGGTTGGAGAG GGAACATATCTCACTTCTGCTGCACGCAGCCATTCTACAGATAACAACTTGCATGAAGGTGCAGTAATTGGTGACTTCAATGGGGAATTCTGGGCTGTGTATGCACTTCACCAG TTTATTGGAAATCTCATTACATTTGCTCTACTGAGTGATGATCAGCAG GGGGGAAGCACCAAAGGAACAAGTTTATTGTTTATTGTATTCCTTTTCATTATGACTTTTGGTGCAATATTAATGTGCTTCTTGCGCAAACGGGGTGTTAATAGTAAGGGGGAACAAGAGCTTTCAGGCGCAGATGCTGGTGCATGTGCGTCCTTGAAGTCTCTATCTAAATCACTTGCCAATGCATTGTCTGATACAAAGATGTTGTTGATCATACCCCTTATTGCATATTCAGGTCTACAACAAGCATTTGTGTG GGCTGAGTTTACCAAGTATGTTGTAACTCCTGCAATTGGTATTTCTGGTGTGGGTAGTTCAATGGCAGCCTACGGGGCTTTTGATGGAATA TGTTCTCTGCTTGCTGGTCGTCTGACCTCTGGTCTCTCGTCTGTTACAAAAATAGTTGCTGTTGGAGTTTTTGCTCAGGCAGTCGTATTAATCTTACTTCTGCTAGACTTCAG CATAAGTAGCGGATTGCTTGGTACTCTTTACATACTCTTTTTGGCTGGTTTATTGGGCATTGGTGATGGAGTTTTAATGACGCAACTAAATGCTTTGATTGGAATACTATTTAAGCACGACACG GAAGGGGCTTTTGCTCAGCTAAAGATATGGCAATGCGCTACAATTGCTATCGTGTTCTTTTTCGCCCCGCTCATCTCGTTCAAATCTGTGGTTGTAATTATGCTCGCTTTCCTTTGTGTCTCATTCTGCATTTTTCTATGGCTTGCTCTGAAGGTGGGGAACACATCACCCTCCACCAGTCGCCGAATTTAA
- the LOC108323000 gene encoding eukaryotic translation initiation factor 3 subunit A produces MTSFLKPENALKRAEELINVGQKQDALQTLHDLITSKRYRAWQKTLERIMFKYVELCVDMRKGRFAKDGLIQYRIICQQVNVSSLEEVIKHFMHLSTEKAEQARSQAQALEEALDVDDLEADKRPEDLMLSYVSGEKGKDRSDRELVTPWFKFLWETYRTVLEILRNNSKLEALYAMTAHRAFQFCKQYKRTTEFRRLCEIIRNHLANLNKYRDQRDRPDLSAPESLQLYLDTRVEQLKIATELELWQEAFRSVEDIHGLMCLVKKTPKPSLMVVYYVKLTEIFWISSSHLYHAYAWFRLFLLQKSFNKNLSQKDLQLIASSVVLAALSVPPHDRTHGASHLELEHEKERNLRMANLIGFNLESKPESREMLSRSSLLAELASKGVMSCVTQEVKDVYHLLEHEFHPSDLALKALPLITKISKLGGKLSTASSVPEVQLSQYVPSLERLATMRLLQQVSNVYQTMKIETLSGMIPFFDFSVVEKIAVDAVKQKFVSMKVDHMKNVVIFCKTSLESDGLRDHLANFAEQLNKARQMIYPPDRKPSKLGALLPTLTEVVAKEHKRLLARKSIIEKRKEEQERQLLEMEREEESKRLRLQKITEEAEQRRLATEYEQRKNQRILREIEEREIEEAQALLQEAEKRIKKKGKKPIIEGDKMTKQTLMELTLTEQLRERQEMEKKLQKLAKTMDYLERAKREEAAPLIEAAYQQRLVEERLLHEREQQQEVELSKQRHEGDLKEKERLVRMMGNKEIYQVRVVSHRQAEFNRLRREREERISRILQSRKQEREKMRKLKYYLKLEEERQQKMREEEEARKREEAERRKKEEAERLAKLAEIAEKQRQRERELEEKERQRKEALLGRAVEPAPPARQSEPVTAPAAAAAAAAAPNPGKYVPKFMRDRAERTGTAPPPETDRWGNSSSRPDGDRRPDGDRWRGDDRRSSYVSGGGSRSSSSWSRNPR; encoded by the exons ATGACATCGTTCTTAAAACCCGAGAATGCTCTGAAAAGGGCGGAAG AGTTAATCAATGTTGGGCAGAAGCAGGATGCTCTACAGACTCTGCATGACCTCATTACCTCAAAGAGATACAGAGCATGGCAGAAGACACTTGAAAGGATTATGTTTAAGTATGTTGAACTTTGTGTTGACATGCGCAAAGGCCGGTTTGCAAAAGATGGGCTTATTCAGTATAGGATAATATGTCAACAAGTCAATGTTAGTTCACTAGAGGAGGTGATCAAACACTTTATGCACCTGTCAACTGAGAAAGCTGAACAAGCTCGGAGTCAAGCACAAGCATTAGAAGAAGCCCTTGATGTTGATGATTTAGAGGCTGATAAAAGGCCAGAGGATTTGATGTTGAGTTATGTCAGTGGTGAGAAAGGAAAGGACAGATCTGACCGGGAGCTTGTCACCCCATGGTTTAAATTTCTTTGGGAAACTTACAGGACAGTGCTTGAGATATTGCGGAACAACTCAAAACTGGAAGCATTATACGCT ATGACAGCTCATCGAGCTTTCCAGTTCTGTAAGCAATATAAACGAACAACAGAGTTCCGCAGACTGTGTGAAATCATAAGAAACCATTTGGCTAATCTCAACAAATACCGTGACCAACGAGACAGGCCTGACCTTTCAGCTCCTGAAAGCTTACAACTGTATCTTGATACTAGAGTTGAGCAGCTGAAAATTGCCACTGAACTTGAACTCTGGCAG GAAGCCTTCAGATCAGTAGAGGATATACATGGACTGATGTGCCTGGTCAAGAAAACTCCCAAGCCATCCTTGATGGTTGTTTACTATGTGAAGCTGACAGAAATATTTTGGATATCGTCAAGTCATCTTTATCATGCATATGCATGGTTCAGGCTCTTTTTATTGCAGAAAAGCTTCAATAAGAACCTGAGTCAGAAGGATTTGCAACTAATAGCTTCATCTGTCGTTCTTGCTGCACTTTCAGTGCCTCCTCATGACCGTACACACGGTGCCTCTCATTTGGAACTGGAGcatgaaaaagagagaaatttgAGAATGGCCAATCTCATTGGCTTTAATCTTGAGAGTAAACCTGAAAGCAGAGAAATG CTCTCAAGATCATCACTTCTTGCTGAACTG GCATCCAAGGGAGTGATGTCTTGTGTGACTCAGGAAGTGAAAGATGTTTACCATCTTTTGGAGCATGAATTTCATCCCTCAGATCTTGCATTAAAAGCACTGCCCTTGATAACTAAAATCTCAAAGTTAGGGGGGAAGCTTTCTACAGCTTCTTCTGTTCCAGAAGTACAGTTGTCTCAATATGTACCATCACTGGAAAGACTAGCTACCATGAGGTTGCTGCAGCAG GTGTCCAATGTTTATCAGACAATGAAGATTGAGACTTTATCTGGGATGATTCCGTTCTTTGACTTCTCTGTAGTTGAAAAGATTGCCGTAGATGCTGTAAAGCAGAAGTTTGTATCGATGAAAGTTGATCACATGAAAAATGTTGTGATCTTTTGCAAAACG AGTCTTGAGTCAGATGGCTTAAGGGATCACTTGGCCAATTTTGCTGAACAATTAAATAAGGCCCGACAAATGATTTATCCTCCTGATAGGAAACCATCTAAACTTGGAGCTTTACTTCCAACTTTGACAGAGGTTGTTGCCAAAGAACACAAGAGGCTTCTTGCCCGAAAATCAATCATTGAGAAGCgtaaagaagaacaagaacgaCAGCTTCTTGAAATG GAACGAGAGGAGGAGTCAAAAAGACTAAGACTTCAGAAAATAACTGAAGAAGCAGAACAAAGACGGCTTGCCACCGAGTATGAACAGAGGAAAAATCAGAGGATCCTCAGGGAGATAGAAGAGAGGGAAATTGAAGAAGCCCAAGCTTTACTTCAGGAAGCTGAGAAGCGTATTAAAAAGAAGGGGAAAAAGCCAATAATAGAGGGA GACAAAATGACCAAACAGACCTTGATGGAGTTAACTTTGACTGAACAACTCCGGGAAAGACAGGAAATGGAAAAGAAGTTGCAGAAGTTAGCAAAAACAATGGATTATTTGGAAAGAGCAAAAAGAGAGGAGGCTGCTCCCCTTATTGAAGCTGCGTATCAACAACGTTTAGTGGAAGAGAGGCTTCTTCATGAGCGTGAACAACAG CAAGAAGTTGAACTGAGCAAACAGAGGCATGAGGGAGATCTCAAGGAGAAGGAGAGGCTTGTTCGAATGATGGGCAATAAG GAGATATATCAGGTCCGAGTTGTTAGTCATCGCCAAGCAGAGTTTAATAGATTAAGAAGAGAACGGGAAGAGAGAATCTCTAGGATTTTGCAGTCAAGGAAACAGGAAAGGGAAAAGATGAGGAAGTTGAAGTATTATCTCAAATTAGAAGAAGAGAGACAACAAAAGATGCGTGAGGAGGAGGAAGCACGGAAACGTGAAG AGGCGGAAAGGAGAAAGAAGGAAGAGGCTGAACGTTTAGCGAAACTGGCCGAGATAGCTGAAAAACAGAGGCAGAGAGAGCGGGAACTcgaagaaaaagagagacaaaGGAAAGAAGCATTGTTAGGCAGAGCTGTTGAACCAGCTCCTCCTGCGCGGCAATCGGAACCCGTAACAGCTCCTGCTGCGGCAGCTGCAGCTGCTGCAGCTCCAAACCCAGGGAAATACGTGCCTAAGTTCATGCGAGATAGAGCTGAAAGAACAGGCACTGCTCCTCCCCCGGAAACAGATCGCTGGGGTAACAGTAGCAGCAGGCCAGATGGTGACAGGAGGCCGGATGGTGACAGGTGGCGTGGTGATGATCGGCGAAGTAGTTATGTTAGTGGTGGAGGTTCAAGGTCATCATCTTCTTGGTCCAGGAATCCGCGTTGA